GGGCTACGCGGGCCTTGAATTCGGGTTCGTGTCTTTTCCGTTTGGCTTTCATTATGTGTCGCTGTGGTTTGGGTTTAACACCCACACCCTTCAGCCACAATCATAGCTTAACCCCTGGCCCGGTTTTCGGGGTCCGCCTCATGGCTAGCGCTCTTGGATACGCCATGGGGCTTGTACTAAGTTTCATATTCCACTACCTTCGTATCGATTCGTTCGTGTTTAATGAGATGGATCGCCTACGCGAATATTTGCGGGGAACTTATGACCAAGAGGCTCTCTTTTATGGTGTAACCATCGCTCTGTATGCCACAGAACTGCTTGCACCGTTTTATTATTCGTTGCGCCATTTGTCTGATCATTCTACTGTGAAAGGCTATCGGCATTTCTGGATTGTCCCCGCCTGCATAGGCTCCCTATTTCTTTTTGATGCCATTGCACGTGACCGTTTGCCTGGGGACAATACTTTCACGTATCTTGCTTTGCCCTCCATTCATTGGCTCGTAGGGTTGTACTTTTTCCTACTTCAGCACAATGGCCGTAACCGTCCGGCGAAGCCGTCTTACGTCGAGTGAGGCTGGGCGTTCTCACGCATTGGGAAAGATCGAGAGTTTCAGAAAGATTACGCATCCGCACGGAAACAACGAACCGAAACCGAGCAATGAAGCCTCAATATCAGAACTAAGAAATCTGACCCCAGCAGCAGCTCCAGAAGCCTATGCCAACCACCGCTCGCCATTTCGTCTTTGTGTTCCGCGCGTGTAATGCAATCTCCCCTCTGCTGGCGTTGTGGTTCTGTGGGTGCGCAGTTCTTTTTGGAGAGAAACATTCGCTGGTGACTACCGTGCAAGCGCAATCATCATCGCCTGCGCGCTTCAAAGCGACCTTGTCGATGTCAACGCGCTACGTTGAGTTCAATGGCTTCCAGGTTCATCCCGGCAAACAGCGATTACGAATTACTGTCATCAATCGTGGACGGTCCGCCTTCGTGATAAAACATGGAGACCAGAATTATGCGCCGGTGACTCCAGGTATTCCGATCGAAATCTACAGTGCTGAACTCCCCAATTCGACTAACTCGCTCCGCTTCCCGCTTTCCGGAGTTCAGAATCGAACTCCTTGCGAGTTCCAGGTGGAGGTTTCAAACCCTACGCAGTTTCGCGACGCTATCAAGGTTTACGTGTTCGATTCGTCAGCCCCAATGTGAGCCGCAGGCAACCGATTTCTGACCAAAAGGTGCGAAGGAATCTAGCACCGCCCAGGCCACGCCGGAGTTGGTCGGCCACCCGCGCCCGTGCCTCCACTGCGAGGGTTCCAAGGTTTGATCACGGCTATCACGGCTCGGCAGGGAGCGTCCTGGGGTCGGACCACAGCAAATGGCTCTGTGTTCCGCGGCGCTTGTTGGCGGTAATCATAGCCAATGAGATGTTGGACTGGGATTTCGCTGATGGCACTTTCTATGATGGGCTTAAAGGGGGAGGGGTTGGGTATGCGCAGATAAGTATCGATACAGCAATCTCGGAAGACGTGAGCGGGATACCTTACTCTTGGCCGACGATTTCAATGCTATCGGAGAATCCGAGACGAGAATGGCGTGAGCTCATTTTCTCAAAACTGCGGGACGAGCAGGGCGGTGTCGATGTTGCCGCTCGTTTGTTGAGGAAAAAGTTGAATACTCTGTGCCAAAGAACGACCGATGGGACCCTAGGAAGTGGGGTCTTACGTTCAGAGCTTTACACTGGTTGCAACAGTGCTGTGCTTTGCTGCTCCGGTTTGCTTCATGACTGCTCGGGATTGTACGATTTTAGACCTCCCGAATGCTTGGCACGAATCATGGGCGCCTACTGGAACAGTAAAAACATTTTCAGTGCGAGGGATCCTTTGGCCGACGCTCCGGGCCATTGGCCCGACCCTTTTAATAATGGGTGGTGGGCTGGTCACTGGTCAGCCTATCAGGATAAGCTGGTGAAATGAACGCCCGTGGTCATTGGACGTCGATCCCGATGGTCGTCTTCCTCCTAGTTCTTTTCTATGTGGCAGCGCCATTTACTGCCGGGTTGTTTGGTATAGGGGATAAGCGAGGTCCGCGGTTCTTTCCTGAAGGATTCCATGCCATTTTGTATACTGTCGGCTATGCATTTACCCACGACACCAAGCCCAGGATATCCCGTAATGAACGGCCTTGGATGTATGGTGGAGCAGAGAATTTGAGCTTCAATGTTCTATTAGCGCAAAGGACTGAGCCCATTCTTAGGTGCATCGGGGGAGCTGAGCTGGAGCGATACTCAGATGCTTTCACTCTTGGAACGACATCCCTACCAGTCCGAGAGCTTCAGTCTGGGGAGTGGCACCCTGGATTTGGCACAAACGGCGTAATTGCTGTAAAAGTCTCAAGCAATGGACTGGCGATCACCCTGTTGAAGACTTCAGGCTTTCGGGGTGACTTGTTGATTCTCAGTCCACAGGCGGTTAGTAACCTCACCGAGAGCATCGCCCGAGACCGATCCTTTCAGTGGCGAAGCCGGAGGATTTGGACGCACAAGGTGAGAGATGGAGGTTGAGTTCTGCCAAGGCCTTAGCGTGCACTGGAGACGCACATCTTAGAGATGTAATGGAGCCCAAAGTTCGGACCAGTTAGCGAAAACCATCAGATCTTTTCGTTCCGATATCGATGGGCCATCGGGGTCGCATCTCTTAGTTCTGATATTGAAGGGATTTAGGAGGGGTAAGGCTGCGTCGCTTCGATGCCAAAGCCTCTGTCGACCCAGCGGGCGACTTCCTCCATGAAGTTGCCCGTGAGCGAGACGAGTGAGCCGGGCAACCTGCGTTGAGCAGACTGTCTGTTCCCCTCGTCTTCGCTCTGAGAGCCGGTTTTTCCCATCGAAGGCTGTCGGCGAGATGTCCGGGTATGTCACTATCTGCGACGGGGAGGGAGCGTGTAGGGTGGCCCGGATGAAAACAGGCGATGCAGGAACGGAAGAGGCAAGCCGACGTAGTCAGGAAACTCTGCGGCGCTCCTTAAGCATCTTGGGCGTTGCTTTCAGCCGGTGCTGTGTAGGTTCCTACTCGTGAACGGAGTTGGGCTTTTTCCTCTTTTAGCCGCTGCTGAGCGTCGGCAGGTCGGCCGCTTTGTTCGTCGCACCGGGCAGCTTGTCCGGCGTAGCTCGAAGCGCGAAGTCGGAACCTCCCCCTACAAAACTCGCGTCTGGGGTTTTCGTCAGTCGCCATCGGGTCGCTTGTCACGCCGCCGCCGTCGTGACCGCGCAATCGCAACGGGTTCTGCTCGGTGTGCCTACAAAACCGCATCGGGTCTGGGTAAATGGCCAAATAGGGACCCGCTGGGGGAGGAAGGCGGGGTCAACCCGTATGGCTACGTGGGAGACGGGGGGTTCCTTCAAAAGCATGGCGCAGCTTGCCAGCCGGCACCGCCGACCGTTTGCCGCTGCCTTCTGCGAGCAGTCGAGCTGATAGATTTGGATATGCAGTGTTGGAGCGAACCGGATTGGATGGTTGTTGCGTGAAGGAAAAGCGGTGTCGGTGCCACCGCGGTCCATAGAACTCGCTAAGCCCACCGACGGTGGTTTGTCACGTTTCCCTCACCCCTGACGCCTTAGCTCTCTCCACTCACGCCACCCTGGGCTCCCTGAAGGTTGCACCCAACCCATGACCAACTCGATGAACGTACGTTCATCGAGTTGGTCATGGGTTGGGTTGGGGAGGGAATCAGAGGGATGTAATGGCGATCGAGTGTTGTACTTCCGCGCGGGTTTCCACTCGGGGTCGGACCGCAGCAATGGGTGACCCCAATGCCCCTTCGCGTTTGGAGCCCGCGCGCGCCTGAGTGATTCGATTGACACCTCCCGGTTCTGCTTCTATATCTCCGGGCATTAATTGACGGATCAACCAAACTCAACCGAAGCTGAATATTATGGCTATCTCTGTTGGCTCCAAAGCCCCTGATTTCAATCTTAAGTCGAAGAACAAGGATGGATTGGTCGATGTGAAGCTCAGCGACAATTTTGGCAAGAAGAACACGGTGTTGCTGTTCTTTCCCTTGGCTTTCACGGGTGTCTGCACCACGGAACTGTGCGATATCACCAGCGGCCTGAATACATATGCTTCGCTCAATGCCGACGTGATCGGCATCAGCGTGGACAGCCCGTTTGCTCAGGAAGCCTGGGCGCAGAAGGAAAAGATCGGTGTCCGCTTGGTAAGCGATCTTAACAAGGCCACCACCAAGGCCTACGGAGTGGAGTTTCCCATGCTCGCCGGCGTCGGTGACACCTCGGCGCGCGCCGCTTTCGTCATCGATAAAAATGGCGTGATTCAATACAGCGAACAGACCCCGACCCCGAAGGACCTTCCCAACTTCGCGAAGGTCACTGAGGTTCTGGCGAAGCTCTAACCGGCGGCCCGATCCTGAATCCCGCTGTTCGTGATCTCTTCGAGGCCGGGGCGTTCGCCCTGGCCTCGTTTCGTTTAAAAGCCTCCCGCTCCGCTCCGCTGCTATGAAGCAAGTTCTCCAATATCTCAAGGCCAACGAGGGCCGGTTTATCGACGAGTTGTGCCAGTATGTGCGGTTCCCCAGCGTTTCCGCGCAGTCCAAGCACGCCAAGGACCTGGCGAAGTGTGCGAGTTGGTTGACCGCCCACTGCCGCGACTTGGGATTGGAGGCGAAACTCTATCCAACCGACGGCAACCCGATCCTGGTCGCCCGCACCCCCCAACGGCCCGGCCCGGCCCGCCCCCGGTTCTTGGTCTATGGGCACTATGATGTGCAGCCTCCCGAACCGCTGGACCTCTGGAAGACGCCACCGTTCGAGCCGACGCAAGTGGGACGCCAATTGTTCGGACGCGGAGCCAGCGACAACAAGGGCCAGAATCTGGCTCACCTCAAGGCCGTCGAAGCCTATCTCCGCACCGGAACCGACTTGCCGTGTGATCTGATCTTTGTCATCGAAGGCGAAGAGGAGGTTGGCTCCAAGAGCTTAGGAGGCTTCCTGCAGAAGCATCGACGCGAACTGGCCTGTGATGCTGTGGTGATTTCCGATACAGGGATCCCGAGTCTTCGCCACCCGGCGCTCACTTATGGATTGCGGGGCATTGCCGCGCTGGAAATTCGCGTCGAGGGGCCGTCTCGGGATCTGCACTCGGGAATCTATGGCGGTTCTCTGGACAATCCGGCCTTGGTGTTGAGCCAGCTGCTGGCCCAGATGCGGGATCGGCGCGGACGAGTCACTATCCCGGGCTTTTATGCGGACGTGCGGCCGCTTTCGACCTATGAGCGGAAGCAGCTGGCGCGGCTTCCGTTCAACGCGACGGCGTACCGC
This window of the Verrucomicrobiales bacterium genome carries:
- a CDS encoding redoxin domain-containing protein codes for the protein MAISVGSKAPDFNLKSKNKDGLVDVKLSDNFGKKNTVLLFFPLAFTGVCTTELCDITSGLNTYASLNADVIGISVDSPFAQEAWAQKEKIGVRLVSDLNKATTKAYGVEFPMLAGVGDTSARAAFVIDKNGVIQYSEQTPTPKDLPNFAKVTEVLAKL
- a CDS encoding dipeptidase yields the protein MKQVLQYLKANEGRFIDELCQYVRFPSVSAQSKHAKDLAKCASWLTAHCRDLGLEAKLYPTDGNPILVARTPQRPGPARPRFLVYGHYDVQPPEPLDLWKTPPFEPTQVGRQLFGRGASDNKGQNLAHLKAVEAYLRTGTDLPCDLIFVIEGEEEVGSKSLGGFLQKHRRELACDAVVISDTGIPSLRHPALTYGLRGIAALEIRVEGPSRDLHSGIYGGSLDNPALVLSQLLAQMRDRRGRVTIPGFYADVRPLSTYERKQLARLPFNATAYRKFLGVEALNGEQGFTPIEQRSARPTFEINGLTSGYQGQGSKTIVPAWASAKITMRLVPGQEPKKILKAAKAHLQKLCPPTVRLRVDEGHCGDPYLVSPDSELARAGLRALKGAFGHEPLLMREGGSIPIVNDFKRILGADTLLLGLALPDDNLHSPNEKFDLDCFAAGSRMGALLWKELAGR